A region of Streptomyces halobius DNA encodes the following proteins:
- a CDS encoding bifunctional DNA primase/polymerase, protein MGFTIGGIRERSGSRRRARSTEGTAVAEYTGLWGWDVVPGARAVRAGSGRTDCSCGLTACPAPGAHPLDFGQELAAGATLEKAADAWAETPGAAVLLPVGRAFDILDVPEAAGQCALVRLERMGLPLGPVAATPTGRALFFVAHGAAAGLPGLLYRMGWDDADLDLRPLGEGDHITAPPSDFGGHGPMHWLRAPTLDTAGRPPEARLLLGTLAYCSLRLERCGSRRSVSPPFAP, encoded by the coding sequence ATGGGCTTCACGATCGGCGGCATCCGGGAACGTTCCGGCTCACGGCGCCGCGCCCGCTCGACCGAAGGCACGGCGGTGGCGGAGTACACCGGACTGTGGGGCTGGGACGTCGTCCCCGGCGCCCGCGCGGTCCGCGCCGGCAGCGGCCGTACGGACTGCTCGTGCGGCCTCACCGCCTGCCCGGCGCCCGGCGCCCACCCCCTGGACTTCGGCCAGGAGCTGGCCGCCGGCGCGACGCTGGAGAAGGCGGCGGACGCCTGGGCGGAGACCCCGGGCGCGGCGGTGCTCCTCCCGGTGGGCCGGGCTTTCGACATCCTCGACGTACCGGAGGCGGCCGGACAGTGCGCGCTGGTGCGCCTGGAGCGGATGGGGCTGCCGCTCGGCCCGGTGGCGGCCACTCCGACCGGCCGTGCACTGTTCTTCGTCGCGCACGGCGCGGCCGCCGGTCTGCCCGGGCTGCTCTACCGGATGGGCTGGGACGACGCCGATCTCGATCTGCGCCCCCTGGGCGAGGGCGACCACATCACCGCGCCGCCGTCGGACTTCGGCGGCCACGGCCCGATGCACTGGCTGCGCGCCCCGACCCTGGACACGGCGGGCCGCCCACCAGAAGCGCGGTTACTGCTGGGGACGCTGGCTTACTGCTCGCTGCGGCTGGAACGATGCGGGTCCCGCAGAAGCGTCTCGCCCCCCTTCGCACCGTGA
- a CDS encoding purine-cytosine permease family protein — protein MSALETEGAVETRGIEPVPDNERRGRVRELFPTWVAANISVLLLTMGASLVVNNGLNFWQVLLVAAVASAVAFGMVGVLSVSGKWGGAPGAMLSRAAFGVRGNYFPGAILWVARFGWETINAVTGAFAVLTVLKLLFGIESNNVLVVVTLLAFVAVTYLVSGLGRKALNVCNTYSTYLFGLFSIMVLVYLVATMDWGAIFAKEPGTTAMVIAGIGTIAAGGISWVPTGPDFARYLPHSASGRKIVGATVSGAALVLVPMVLMGGVMAVSDPKLAGRNTDPMSFLGHILPGWLAVPYLITALVGMVLINSLSMYSAGFTAQTMGVKLPRALAVSVNAVISLVGGLFMMLVAKDFIGQFIAFLTLLAVSFSAWIGVYGIDMARRRKMAVRYDGDSLMNTGRTSRYWYVGGFCWQAMTAWAVALAAGLCFTKVQWFTGPLTTTWIGENGLGWAATILIAAVVFAALPTPKETATAVPAVADEAAREPRPAEVG, from the coding sequence ATGTCCGCTCTCGAAACCGAAGGCGCCGTCGAGACCCGGGGCATCGAACCCGTTCCCGACAACGAGCGCCGGGGCCGCGTCCGCGAGCTCTTCCCGACCTGGGTCGCCGCCAACATCAGCGTGCTGCTGCTCACCATGGGCGCCTCGCTCGTCGTCAACAACGGGCTGAACTTCTGGCAGGTCCTGCTGGTGGCCGCGGTCGCCTCCGCCGTCGCCTTCGGCATGGTCGGTGTGCTGTCGGTCTCCGGGAAGTGGGGCGGAGCGCCCGGCGCGATGCTCTCCCGGGCCGCCTTCGGCGTACGTGGCAACTACTTTCCCGGCGCGATCCTGTGGGTCGCCCGCTTCGGCTGGGAGACGATCAACGCGGTCACCGGCGCGTTCGCCGTGCTGACCGTGCTGAAGCTGTTGTTCGGGATCGAGAGCAACAACGTCCTGGTCGTCGTCACCCTGCTCGCCTTCGTGGCCGTCACCTACCTGGTGAGCGGCCTGGGCCGCAAGGCGCTGAACGTCTGCAACACGTACTCGACGTACCTCTTCGGCCTGTTCAGCATCATGGTGCTGGTCTATCTCGTCGCCACGATGGACTGGGGCGCGATCTTCGCCAAGGAGCCGGGCACCACCGCCATGGTGATCGCGGGCATCGGCACCATCGCGGCCGGCGGCATCAGCTGGGTCCCGACCGGCCCCGACTTCGCGCGTTATCTGCCGCACTCCGCGTCCGGCAGGAAGATCGTCGGTGCGACGGTCTCCGGGGCGGCGCTGGTGCTGGTCCCGATGGTGCTGATGGGCGGCGTGATGGCGGTCTCGGACCCGAAGCTGGCCGGCCGGAACACCGACCCGATGTCGTTCCTCGGTCACATCCTGCCGGGCTGGCTCGCGGTGCCGTACCTGATCACCGCGCTGGTCGGAATGGTGCTGATCAACAGCCTCTCGATGTACTCGGCGGGCTTCACCGCGCAGACCATGGGCGTCAAGCTGCCGCGTGCCCTGGCGGTCAGTGTCAACGCCGTGATCAGCCTGGTCGGCGGCCTGTTCATGATGCTGGTGGCCAAGGACTTCATCGGCCAGTTCATCGCCTTCCTGACGCTGCTCGCGGTGTCCTTCTCCGCCTGGATCGGCGTCTACGGCATCGACATGGCGCGACGGCGCAAGATGGCGGTCCGCTACGACGGCGACAGCCTGATGAACACCGGCCGCACCAGCCGCTACTGGTACGTCGGCGGCTTCTGCTGGCAGGCCATGACGGCCTGGGCGGTGGCGCTGGCCGCGGGCCTGTGTTTCACCAAGGTCCAGTGGTTCACCGGCCCGCTGACCACCACCTGGATCGGCGAGAACGGTCTGGGCTGGGCGGCCACGATCCTGATCGCCGCAGTGGTGTTCGCTGCGCTGCCGACGCCGAAGGAGACGGCCACGGCCGTGCCGGCCGTGGCCGACGAGGCCGCCCGGGAACCGCGGCCGGCCGAGGTCGGCTGA
- the ftsY gene encoding signal recognition particle-docking protein FtsY yields MEIVILAVVIAVVVLGAISGLVVSGRKKKQLPPPPPAAPATPPVTAPPAEPHVGEEAEAPREEPRRTIEEVGLPTAEAPEAEAPAAEAAAPEAPAVPEVEVPEPTAGRLVRLRSRLSRSQTSLGKGLLTLLSREHLDEETWEEIEDTLLTADVGVAPTQELVDRLRERVKVLGTRTPEELRGLLREELLTLIGTDADRSVHTANGIGNGGGEIPGVVLVVGVNGTGKTTTTGKLARVLVADGKSVVLGAADTFRAAAADQLQTWGERVGARTVRGPEGGDPASIAYDAVKEGIEETADVVLIDTAGRLHTKTGLMDELGKVKRVVEKHGPVGEVLLVLDATTGQNGLVQARVFAEVVDITGVVLTKLDGTAKGGIIVAVQRELGVPVKLVGLGEGADDLAPFEPEAFVDALIGD; encoded by the coding sequence ATGGAAATCGTCATCCTTGCTGTAGTCATCGCCGTGGTCGTGCTCGGCGCGATCAGCGGGCTCGTCGTCAGCGGCCGCAAGAAGAAGCAGCTGCCGCCGCCCCCGCCGGCTGCCCCCGCCACGCCCCCCGTTACCGCGCCCCCCGCCGAACCGCATGTCGGCGAGGAGGCCGAGGCCCCACGCGAAGAACCCCGTCGCACCATCGAAGAGGTCGGGCTGCCCACCGCGGAGGCCCCCGAGGCCGAGGCGCCGGCTGCCGAGGCCGCCGCACCCGAGGCGCCCGCCGTGCCGGAGGTCGAGGTCCCCGAGCCGACCGCCGGTCGGCTGGTCCGGCTGCGTAGCCGGCTCTCCCGGTCGCAGACCTCCCTGGGCAAGGGCCTGCTGACCCTGCTCTCCCGTGAGCACCTCGACGAGGAGACCTGGGAGGAGATCGAGGACACCCTGCTGACCGCCGATGTCGGCGTCGCCCCCACCCAGGAGCTCGTCGACCGGCTGCGCGAACGGGTCAAGGTCCTGGGCACCCGTACGCCCGAGGAGCTGCGCGGCCTCCTCCGTGAGGAGCTGCTCACCCTCATCGGCACCGACGCGGACCGCTCGGTGCACACCGCCAACGGCATCGGCAACGGCGGCGGCGAGATCCCCGGCGTCGTCCTGGTCGTCGGTGTCAACGGCACCGGCAAGACGACGACCACCGGCAAGCTCGCCCGCGTCCTCGTCGCCGACGGCAAGTCCGTGGTCCTCGGCGCGGCCGACACCTTCCGCGCCGCCGCCGCCGACCAGCTGCAGACCTGGGGCGAACGGGTCGGCGCCCGGACCGTCCGCGGCCCCGAGGGCGGCGACCCCGCGTCGATCGCCTACGACGCGGTGAAGGAGGGCATCGAGGAGACCGCCGATGTCGTCCTGATCGACACCGCCGGCCGGCTGCACACCAAGACCGGTCTGATGGACGAGCTCGGCAAGGTCAAGCGGGTCGTCGAGAAGCACGGCCCGGTCGGCGAGGTGCTCCTTGTCCTGGACGCCACCACCGGCCAGAACGGCCTCGTGCAGGCACGGGTGTTCGCCGAGGTCGTGGACATCACCGGTGTGGTGCTGACCAAGCTCGACGGCACCGCCAAGGGCGGCATCATCGTCGCCGTCCAGCGCGAACTGGGCGTACCGGTCAAGCTGGTCGGTCTGGGTGAGGGAGCGGACGACCTGGCGCCGTTCGAGCCCGAGGCGTTTGTCGATGCTCTTATCGGCGACTAG
- the nsdA gene encoding transcriptional repressor NsdA — protein MGGNGGTAGSGGSGGTDAVKRPNAQLGSWFVRSGWSKGELARQVNRRARQMGAHHISTDTSRVRRWLDGEQPREPIPRILSELFSERFGCVVGIEELGLRSAHQSPSVSGVDLPWAGPQTVSLISEFSRSDLMLARRGFLGTSLALAAGPTLIEPMQRWLVPVPAGPGDAESSPDRPRRAVRLSKPELDLLESTTAMFRQWDAQCGGGLRRKAVVGQLHEVTDLLQEPHPEPVAKRLFKVAAELAELAGWMSYDIGLQPTAQKYFVLALHASKEAGDRPLGSYILSSMSRQMIHLGRSEDALELIHLAQYGSRETATPRTQAMLYAMEARAYAGMGQPGKVKRAVRMAEDTFSDCMPGEPDPDWIRFFSEAELNAENAHSYRDLAYVAGRSPTYASLAEPVMERAVDLFREDSEHQRSYALNLIGMATVRLLQKEPEACAEMAQKAIPFARQVRSERVNNRLRKTVDTATREFGGVAEVIQLGDELSRQLPENAAEVG, from the coding sequence GTGGGCGGCAACGGCGGCACCGCCGGTTCCGGCGGGTCAGGCGGCACCGACGCCGTCAAGCGTCCCAACGCGCAGTTGGGGTCATGGTTCGTACGCAGCGGCTGGTCCAAGGGCGAGCTGGCGCGCCAGGTCAACCGCCGGGCGCGGCAGATGGGCGCCCACCACATCAGCACCGACACCTCGCGGGTGCGCCGCTGGCTGGACGGTGAGCAGCCGCGCGAGCCCATTCCGCGCATCCTGTCCGAGCTGTTCTCGGAACGCTTCGGCTGCGTGGTCGGCATCGAGGAGCTCGGGCTGCGCTCCGCGCACCAGTCCCCGTCCGTCTCGGGTGTCGACCTGCCCTGGGCCGGGCCGCAGACGGTCAGCCTGATCAGCGAGTTCTCGCGCAGCGACCTGATGCTCGCGCGCCGCGGCTTCCTGGGCACCTCGCTGGCGCTGGCCGCCGGACCGACCCTCATCGAGCCGATGCAGCGCTGGCTGGTGCCGGTGCCCGCCGGGCCGGGCGACGCGGAGTCATCGCCGGACCGGCCGCGGCGTGCCGTCCGGCTGTCCAAGCCGGAGCTGGATCTGCTGGAGTCGACGACCGCGATGTTCCGGCAGTGGGACGCGCAGTGCGGCGGCGGGCTGCGCCGCAAAGCGGTGGTCGGCCAGCTGCACGAGGTCACCGACCTCCTCCAGGAGCCGCATCCCGAGCCGGTCGCCAAGCGGCTCTTCAAGGTCGCCGCCGAGCTCGCCGAGCTGGCCGGCTGGATGAGCTACGACATCGGGCTGCAGCCCACCGCCCAGAAGTACTTCGTGCTCGCGCTGCACGCCTCCAAGGAAGCCGGCGACCGTCCCCTGGGCTCGTACATCCTCTCCAGCATGAGCCGCCAGATGATCCATCTCGGCCGGTCGGAGGACGCGCTGGAGCTGATCCATCTCGCCCAGTACGGCAGCCGTGAGACGGCCACCCCACGCACCCAGGCGATGTTGTATGCGATGGAGGCGCGCGCGTACGCCGGGATGGGCCAGCCCGGCAAGGTCAAGCGGGCCGTCCGGATGGCCGAGGACACCTTCTCCGATTGCATGCCCGGCGAGCCCGATCCGGACTGGATCCGCTTCTTCTCCGAGGCGGAGCTGAACGCCGAGAACGCCCACTCCTACCGCGACCTGGCGTATGTGGCCGGTCGCAGCCCCACGTACGCCTCGCTCGCCGAGCCCGTCATGGAGCGCGCCGTGGACCTCTTCCGGGAGGACTCCGAGCATCAGCGGTCGTATGCGCTCAATCTGATCGGCATGGCCACGGTGCGGCTGCTGCAGAAGGAGCCGGAAGCCTGCGCGGAGATGGCGCAGAAGGCCATTCCGTTCGCCCGGCAGGTCCGCTCGGAGCGGGTCAACAACCGGCTGCGCAAGACCGTGGACACCGCGACGCGGGAGTTCGGCGGTGTCGCCGAGGTGATCCAGCTGGGCGACGAGCTCTCCCGTCAGCTGCCGGAGAACGCAGCGGAGGTCGGCTGA
- a CDS encoding sugar porter family MFS transporter: MTSTAPPTAVEGRKAQPDHLGHVIFITAAAAMGGFLFGYDSSVINGAVEAIRDRYEVGSAVLAQVIAVALIGCAIGAATAGRIADRIGRIRVMQIAAVLFVLSAVGSAVPFGLWDLAFWRVIGGFAIGMASVIGPAYIAEVSPPAYRGRLGAFQQAAIVIGIAVSQLVNWGILNLADGDQRGTLAGLEAWQWMLGVMVVPAVLYGLLSFAIPESPRYLISVGKVSRAKEVLAEVEGSGTDLDTRVREIEEAMRSEHKSTFKDLLGGRMGLMPIVWVGIGLSVFQQLVGINVAFYYSSTLWQSVGIDPSNSFFYSFTTSIINIVGTVIAMLLVDRIGRRPLALVGSLGMAVSLGLEAWAFSAKTAAGTLPATEGAVALIAAHVFVLFFALSWGVVVWVFLGEMFPNRIRAAALGVAACAQWVANWAITASFPSLAEWNLSGTYVIYMIFALLSIPFVLKYVKETKGKALEEMG, encoded by the coding sequence TTGACCAGCACCGCGCCGCCGACGGCAGTGGAAGGCCGCAAGGCCCAGCCGGACCACCTCGGCCATGTCATCTTCATCACCGCGGCTGCCGCGATGGGCGGCTTCCTCTTCGGCTACGACAGTTCCGTGATCAACGGCGCGGTCGAGGCGATCCGCGACCGTTACGAGGTCGGATCCGCCGTGCTGGCCCAGGTGATCGCCGTCGCGCTGATCGGCTGCGCCATCGGTGCCGCGACCGCCGGCCGGATCGCGGACCGTATCGGCCGGATCCGCGTGATGCAGATCGCCGCGGTGCTGTTCGTCCTCAGCGCCGTCGGCTCGGCCGTGCCCTTCGGCCTGTGGGACCTCGCCTTCTGGCGGGTCATCGGCGGCTTCGCGATCGGTATGGCCTCGGTCATCGGCCCGGCCTACATCGCCGAGGTCTCCCCGCCCGCCTACCGCGGCCGGCTCGGCGCGTTCCAGCAGGCCGCGATCGTCATCGGCATCGCCGTCTCCCAGCTGGTCAACTGGGGCATCCTCAACCTCGCCGACGGCGACCAGCGCGGCACCCTCGCCGGCCTGGAAGCCTGGCAGTGGATGCTCGGCGTGATGGTCGTCCCGGCCGTCCTCTACGGGCTGCTCTCCTTCGCGATCCCCGAGTCGCCGCGCTACCTGATCTCCGTCGGCAAGGTCTCCCGCGCCAAGGAGGTGCTGGCCGAGGTCGAGGGCAGCGGCACCGACCTCGACACCCGCGTCCGGGAGATCGAGGAGGCGATGCGCAGCGAGCACAAGTCGACCTTCAAGGACCTGCTCGGCGGCAGGATGGGCCTCATGCCGATCGTCTGGGTCGGTATCGGACTCTCCGTCTTCCAGCAGCTGGTCGGCATCAACGTCGCGTTCTACTACTCCTCGACGCTATGGCAGTCCGTCGGCATCGACCCGAGCAACTCGTTCTTCTACAGCTTCACCACGTCGATCATCAACATCGTCGGCACCGTGATCGCGATGCTCCTCGTCGACCGGATCGGCCGCCGCCCGCTGGCGCTGGTCGGCTCGCTCGGTATGGCCGTCTCCCTCGGCCTGGAAGCCTGGGCCTTCTCCGCCAAGACCGCGGCCGGCACCCTGCCGGCCACCGAAGGCGCCGTGGCACTGATCGCCGCACATGTCTTCGTGCTCTTCTTCGCCCTCTCCTGGGGCGTCGTGGTCTGGGTCTTCCTCGGCGAGATGTTCCCCAACCGGATCCGCGCCGCCGCGCTCGGCGTCGCCGCCTGCGCACAGTGGGTCGCCAACTGGGCCATCACGGCCAGCTTCCCGAGCCTGGCCGAGTGGAACCTGTCCGGCACCTACGTGATCTACATGATCTTCGCCCTGCTCTCGATCCCCTTCGTGCTGAAGTACGTGAAGGAGACGAAGGGCAAGGCGTTGGAGGAGATGGGCTAA